The following are encoded together in the Glycine soja cultivar W05 chromosome 5, ASM419377v2, whole genome shotgun sequence genome:
- the LOC114413588 gene encoding uncharacterized protein LOC114413588, which yields MLDGILGRGFTAKCKSLIKLTKSRIDVIRRKRRATEKFLKKDIADLLLNGLDINAYGRAEGLVVELTLSSCYGFVEQCCEFVLKHLPAMQKLSGCPEECRMAVSSLMFGAARFSDLPELRDLRQIFQERYGNCMECYVNQEFAANLNFKFSTLENKVSLMQEIASEFSINWDSKAFKLRMSRSCATAQGHNACVPNHDKPSHGKDFTQKEVRNDVLLEKNCDLANNECRFQNGKEAVVLNRLDHDLHSKSTLPGNGFKPLNGHEVLRKRDGHDNSGRQEITVEKSDKGCWKEGSMLKPIGHPSQQKTVEQFEGGSKLQYSRGNITPPRANQGSMLKLFGHPSQQKNVEQFEGGSEQQRSRGNATPPRENQVSMLKSFGHPSQQKIVEQFEGGPKLHYSRADITPSRANQGSMLKSIGHPSQQKTVEQFKGGSKLQDSMGNTTPLRENQGTTTSRKSSSHAGSRFKSNVNESFAVNHVGLPGTDKSERENQRDETPTLKPCYSNVIPPPYLKHPNSKQQSSTRGANMISSLTDSGGISTYHSAHEKPDAASVLERRIQIDLDSSDQDWQGNRHERRSKQSREKEISEEVPVVKPRSMRRRQSRSRLPGYYDATNEDSGLNRKSRSRSRRRDESRRGLKAMLDDERYQNAEEERIIDKLLIHYSKKPSVLVPEKLKRNSKVHHAHDSTTELLQNGSGYGSDETPEMVSHHASRSFSLPREQHREAEIKKKVFTRAATFEPVRSLEARHVHPKLPDCDDLAARIAALRA from the exons ATGTTGGACGGAATACTCGGCAGAGGCTTCACCGCTAAATG caAATCGTTGATCAAATTGACCAAGAGTCGGATCGATGTGATacggaggaagagaagagcgaCAGAGAAGTTTCTGAAGAAAGATATTGCTGATCTATTGCTCAACGGTCTCGATATCAATGCCTATGGAAGG GCTGAAGGACTTGTGGTTGAGTTAACACTGTCCTCTTGCTATGGTTTCGTTGAGCAATGCTGTGAGTTTGTGTTGAAGCATCTCCCTGCGATGCAGAAACTGAG TGGTTGCCCTGAGGAATGTAGGATGGCTGTATCGTCTCTGATGTTTGGGGCTGCAAGATTTTCTGATTTACCAGAGTTACGTGACCTTAGGCAAATATTTCAGGAGAGATATGGGAATTGCATGGAATGTTATGTCAATCAAGAG TTTGCtgcaaatttgaatttcaagtttTCTACATTGGAGAACAAGGTCAGCTTGATGCAGGAGATTGCATCAGAGTTTTCAATAAACTGGGACTCCAAGGCTTTCAAACTGAGGATGTCGAGATCCTGTGCTACTGCACAG GGCCACAATGCATGTGTGCCTAACCATGATAAACCATCACATGGGAAGGATTTTACCCAAAAAGAAGTAAGGAATGATGTCTTGTTAGAGAAAAACTGTGATCTTGCCAATAATGAGTGCAGATTTCAGAATGGCAAGGAAGCTGTTGTCTTAAACAGACTTGACCACGATCTTCATTCTAAATCCACACTCCCTGGAAATGGCTTCAAGCCACTAAATGGTCATGAAGTTCTTCGGAAAAGGGATGGCCATGATAATTCAGGAAGGCAAGAGATTACTGTTGAGAAGAGTGACAAAGGCTGTTGGAAGGAGGGTAGTATGCTAAAACCGATTGGACATCCATCTCAGCAGAAAACAGTGGAACAATTTGAAGGTGGTTCCAAGCTGCAGTATAGTAGGGGGAATATCACCCCTCCGAGAGCCAACCAGGGTAGTATGCTAAAACTGTTTGGACATCCATCTCAGCAGAAAAATGTGGAACAATTTGAAGGTGGTTCCGAGCAGCAAAGAAGTAGGGGGAATGCCACCCCTCCAAGAGAAAACCAGGTCAGTATGCTAAAATCGTTTGGACATCCATCTCAGCAGAAAATAGTGGAACAATTTGAAGGTGGTCCCAAGCTGCATTATAGTAGGGCGGATATCACCCCTTCAAGAGCAAACCAGGGTAGTATGCTaaaatcaattggacatccATCTCAGCAGAAAACAGTTGAACAATTTAAAGGTGGTTCCAAGCTGCAAGATAGTATGGGGAATACCACCCCTCTAAGAGAAAACCAGGGCACTACAACTTCTAGGAAGTCTTCTAGTCATGCGGGGTCGCGCTTCAAGAGTAATGTGAACGAGTCATTTGCTGTTAATCATGTTGGCCTACCTGGGACTGATAAATCCGAGAGAGAAAATCAAAGGGATGAAACACCTACACTGAAGCCCTGCTACAGTAATGTCATTCCGCCTCCATATCTTAAACATCCCAATTCTAAGCAGCAGAGCAGCACACGTGGAGCCAATATGATATCTTCACTTACTGACAGTGGTGGCATCTCTACATATCATTCAGCACATGAGAAGCCTGATGCTGCTTCTGTGTTGGAAAGGAGGATTCAAATAGATTTGGATAGTTCTGACCAGGATTGGCAGGGCAATAGACACGAGAGACGGAGCAAACAGAGTCGTGAAAAAGAAATCTCCGAAGAAGTCCCAGTGGTGAAACCAAGATCTATGCGGCGAAGGCAGTCAAGATCACGACTACCTGGTTACTACGATGCCACTAATGAAGACTCTGGACTTAATAGAAAATCAAGGAGCAGAAGCAGGAGACGAGATGAATCAAGACGTGGTCTGAAAGCTATGCTTGATGATGAGCGGTATCAAAATGCAGAAGAGGAAAGGATAATAGATAAATTACTGATCCATTATAGCAAAAAGCCATCCGTCCTTGTGcctgaaaaattaaaaagaaactcTAAAGTCCACCATGCCCATGACTCAACCACGGAATTGCTGCAGAATGGAAGCGGATATGGATCTGATGAGACACCAGAGATGGTTAGTCATCATGCATCACGATCATTCTCTCTTCCTCGTGAACAACACAGAGAAGCGGAAATTAAGAAGAAAGTATTTACTCGTGCTGCTACATTTGAGCCTGTTAGATCACTGGAAGCTCGGCATGTGCATCCTAAGTTACCTGACTGTGATGATCTAGCAGCTAGGATTGCGGCCTTAAGAGCATGA
- the LOC114411412 gene encoding uncharacterized protein LOC114411412, with protein sequence MKGSSKVIMGATLVMVVTLAVVLVLIFVLLAELYCSLLLRRRHLRNRNSNNSTIPTARANASPSHTDTASLPQQQQSPPFRSIYAQGVLQAPRSILLPAVSCKEDKAGPRKQKHYSQLLQIQIQPQESNSSPSPPPSLISIAPSRSNLCHDDDKQPCNDGEKHLVYISNPIYESQGSGADTPFETPDTSPSRLERSGSFEEDDAAAEACVTHSPCTPPLTPMKKLPAEASSVSLRDARSLATSCSDSRSNNGLSSSSASPCTSPSW encoded by the coding sequence ATGAAGGGCTCATCCAAAGTGATTATGGGTGCAACCTTGGTAATGGTGGTGACCCTTGCAGTGGTCCTAGTCCTTATATTTGTGCTGCTAGCTGAGCTCTACTGTTCCCTCTTACTCCGGCGTCGCCACCTCAGAAACAGAAACTCCAACAACAGTACTATTCCCACCGCCAGAGCCAATGCTTCACCTTCTCACACAGACACAGCCTCActcccccaacaacaacagtctCCACCATTCCGCAGCATTTATGCACAAGGAGTCCTCCAAGCTCCAAGAAGCATCCTTCTCCCTGCAGTTTCTTGCAAAGAAGACAAAGCTGGGCCAAGGAAGCAGAAGCACTATTCTCAACTTcttcaaatccaaatccaaccCCAAGAGTCAAATTCAAGCCCTTCCCCACCACCATCCCTCATATCCATAGCACCCTCAAGATCAAATCTTTGTCATGATGATGATAAACAACCTTGCAATGACGGGGAAAAACACCTTGTGTACATTTCCAACCCCATTTATGAGAGCCAAGGGAGTGGAGCAGACACCCCATTTGAGACACCGGACACTTCACCTTCGCGCTTGGAAAGAAGTGGTTCTTTTGAGGAAGATGATGCAGCAGCTGAGGCTTGTGTTACTCACTCACCATGTACCCCACCTTTGACGCCAATGAAGAAGCTCCCTGCAGAGGCTTCCTCCGTTTCCCTAAGAGACGCAAGGTCCTTGGCCACTTCATGCAGTGATTCACGTAGCAACAATGGTCTCTCTTCATCCTCCGCTTCCCCTTGTACCTCTCCTTCATGGTAA
- the LOC114413589 gene encoding ras-related protein RHN1-like isoform X2 has product MGAGKTSLVLRFVKGEFSEYQESTIGAAFFTHVLSLNEATVKFDIWDTAGQERYHSLAPMYYRGAAAAIVVYDITSMDSFVRAKKWVREVQRQANSSLTMFLVANKADLEDERKVRYEEGEEYAKENGLSFLETSAKTAQNVNELFYEIAKRLVKANPSRQSGMKLHTRPGETRRGFLCCT; this is encoded by the exons ATGGGGGCAGGGAAAACAAGTTTGGTTCTTAGATTTGTGAAAGGTGAATTTTCCGAGTACCAGGAATCAACAATTGGAGCAGCATTCTTCACTCATGTGTTGTCTTTAAACGAAGCGACTGTAAAATTTGATATATGGGACACAGCAGGGCAGGAACGATACCACAGTTTGGCTCCTATGTACTATCGAGGTGCTGCTGCTGCCATTGTTGTGTATGACATTACAAGCATG GATTCTTTTGTACGAGCAAAGAAGTGGGTTCGAGAAGTGCAAAGACAAG CAAATTCAAGTTTGACAATGTTTTTGGTGGCTAACAAGGCTGATTTGGAAGACGAGAGAAAAGTCAGATATGAG GAAGGTGAGGAATATGCCAAAGAAAATGGCTTGTCTTTTCTTGAAACTTCAGCAAAAACCGCACAGAATGTGAATGAGCTTTTCTATGAAATAG CAAAGAGATTGGTGAAAGCTAACCCTTCACGTCAAAGTGGAATGAAGCTGCATACCAGACCTGGAGAAACAAGAAGAGGATTCTTGTGTTGTACTTAA
- the LOC114413589 gene encoding ras-related protein RHN1-like isoform X1, whose amino-acid sequence MARTRNKSLQAKLVLLGDMGAGKTSLVLRFVKGEFSEYQESTIGAAFFTHVLSLNEATVKFDIWDTAGQERYHSLAPMYYRGAAAAIVVYDITSMDSFVRAKKWVREVQRQANSSLTMFLVANKADLEDERKVRYEEGEEYAKENGLSFLETSAKTAQNVNELFYEIAKRLVKANPSRQSGMKLHTRPGETRRGFLCCT is encoded by the exons ATGGCGAGGACAAGAAACAAGAGTTTACAAGCAAAACTG GTTCTTCTTGGGGACATGGGGGCAGGGAAAACAAGTTTGGTTCTTAGATTTGTGAAAGGTGAATTTTCCGAGTACCAGGAATCAACAATTGGAGCAGCATTCTTCACTCATGTGTTGTCTTTAAACGAAGCGACTGTAAAATTTGATATATGGGACACAGCAGGGCAGGAACGATACCACAGTTTGGCTCCTATGTACTATCGAGGTGCTGCTGCTGCCATTGTTGTGTATGACATTACAAGCATG GATTCTTTTGTACGAGCAAAGAAGTGGGTTCGAGAAGTGCAAAGACAAG CAAATTCAAGTTTGACAATGTTTTTGGTGGCTAACAAGGCTGATTTGGAAGACGAGAGAAAAGTCAGATATGAG GAAGGTGAGGAATATGCCAAAGAAAATGGCTTGTCTTTTCTTGAAACTTCAGCAAAAACCGCACAGAATGTGAATGAGCTTTTCTATGAAATAG CAAAGAGATTGGTGAAAGCTAACCCTTCACGTCAAAGTGGAATGAAGCTGCATACCAGACCTGGAGAAACAAGAAGAGGATTCTTGTGTTGTACTTAA
- the LOC114411413 gene encoding uncharacterized protein LOC114411413, translated as MDIKGWCNSGRRTIQLGKSYNEIEHINSLSATGTSNKLRWKLLWMKLKKEKKKIFESASSFQVPYDQYTYSQNFDQGTALDEPDNLSRSFSVRFADPSIVLVKRKG; from the coding sequence ATGGATATCAAAGGTTGGTGCAATTCTGGCAGGAGAACAATCCAATTGGGGAAGAGTTACAATGAGATTGAGCATATAAACTCGCTATCAGCCACTGGAACAAGCAATAAGTTGAGGTGGAAATTGTTGTGGATGAAGctcaagaaagagaagaagaagatttttGAGTCTGCATCATCCTTTCAGGTCCCTTATGATCAATACACTTACTCTCAGAATTTCGATCAAGGGACTGCACTTGATGAACCAGATAATCTTTCTAGATCTTTCTCTGTTCGGTTTGCTGATCCTTCCATTGTACTTGTGAAAAGAAAAGGGTAG